A window from Listeria seeligeri serovar 1/2b str. SLCC3954 encodes these proteins:
- a CDS encoding Y-family DNA polymerase → MLNRFFASVECVKRRLNPLEAYLVVMSNAERAGGLVLAATPKMKSVHHIKTGSRMYELPTWDERIIIAPPRMKLYLKVNAMIQAIFRRYVPAEFIHVYSIDECFLDITGSHLLFGSTDEIVRKIQRDILEELRLYVTVGIGDNPLLAKLALDNVAKNRPDGIAEWRYEDVPETIWKIKHLEDVCGIGHRTAAHLKRMGIFSMYQLSQTPLPVLKSAMGVIGEQLYYHAHGLDYSRLNEKYVPVNKSYGKSQILEKDYHVPAEVEIVIREMVEEVAMRLRQNHVDTSVIHLSVGYSKYSIKKGFSHQAKIPSTNSSHALIPYFLELFRRYDEREPVRSIAISCGKITLKAGLQLNLFEDVNRTLNHEQLEVTVDKIRMRYGFKSLMHASSLLNGATGLKRSEMVGGHKG, encoded by the coding sequence ATATTAAATCGTTTTTTCGCTTCTGTTGAGTGTGTGAAGCGTCGACTAAATCCACTGGAAGCTTATTTGGTCGTTATGAGTAATGCCGAACGAGCTGGTGGACTTGTTTTGGCAGCCACTCCTAAGATGAAATCCGTGCATCATATTAAAACCGGATCAAGGATGTACGAACTTCCAACTTGGGATGAACGTATTATTATTGCCCCACCACGAATGAAACTTTATTTAAAAGTAAATGCAATGATTCAAGCCATTTTCAGACGTTACGTTCCTGCTGAATTTATTCATGTTTACAGTATTGATGAGTGTTTTCTAGATATTACCGGGTCGCATCTGCTCTTTGGAAGCACCGACGAAATTGTCCGGAAAATCCAGCGCGATATCTTGGAAGAACTACGACTTTATGTCACGGTTGGAATTGGCGATAACCCACTTCTCGCTAAACTCGCACTAGATAATGTTGCTAAAAATCGTCCCGACGGCATTGCTGAATGGCGCTACGAAGATGTTCCAGAGACAATTTGGAAGATTAAGCATTTGGAAGATGTCTGCGGAATTGGTCACAGAACAGCCGCACACCTCAAAAGAATGGGTATTTTTAGTATGTATCAACTCAGCCAAACCCCACTACCAGTTTTAAAAAGTGCGATGGGCGTCATTGGCGAGCAATTATATTATCATGCGCATGGTCTTGATTACAGTCGTTTAAATGAAAAATATGTCCCTGTTAATAAAAGTTACGGCAAAAGCCAAATTCTCGAGAAAGACTACCACGTTCCAGCTGAAGTAGAAATTGTTATTCGTGAAATGGTAGAAGAAGTGGCCATGCGCTTACGACAAAACCATGTGGACACTTCCGTCATTCATTTAAGCGTTGGCTACAGTAAATACAGCATAAAAAAAGGGTTTAGCCATCAAGCTAAAATCCCTTCTACTAATAGTAGTCATGCGCTTATTCCCTATTTTCTAGAGTTATTTAGACGCTACGATGAACGCGAACCAGTGCGATCAATTGCAATTTCATGCGGAAAAATCACTTTAAAAGCTGGTCTGCAACTGAATTTATTTGAAGATGTTAACCGAACATTAAACCATGAACAGCTCGAAGTCACAGTTGATAAAATCCGGATGCGTTATGGTTTTAAATCTTTGATGCATGCAAGTAGTTTGCTAAATGGCGCGACTGGCTTGAAACGCTCAGAAATGGTCGGTGGACACAAAGGCTAA
- a CDS encoding alpha/beta fold hydrolase has product MHKTIRSVDVYYEKYGEGIPIIMIHGFAPDSQLMIGCMEPVFDKESPFSRIYLDLPGMGKTENYDSIQNADHVLALLLEFIEAVIPGELFILAGESYGGYLARGIAAKCPDRVLGVLLICPVIYPEKEKRTLPEQKVMYQDEAFVNSLSKEDKVYFSKSGVILTSRNWNRFLAEVMSGMINADGEFLDKLAANYALSFDPDENATFDVPGLFLFGRQDDHVGYADGLRLLEKYPHASFAILDFAGHNLQIEQPKIFTTMVQDFLFRVKPE; this is encoded by the coding sequence ATGCATAAAACAATCCGCAGCGTAGACGTTTATTATGAAAAATATGGTGAAGGTATCCCGATAATAATGATTCATGGCTTTGCTCCTGATTCGCAGCTGATGATTGGTTGTATGGAACCAGTTTTCGATAAAGAAAGTCCGTTTTCTCGTATTTACTTAGATTTACCAGGCATGGGGAAGACCGAGAATTACGATTCAATTCAAAATGCTGACCACGTACTAGCGCTATTATTGGAATTTATTGAAGCGGTAATTCCCGGTGAACTATTTATCCTTGCCGGGGAATCTTACGGTGGTTACTTAGCCCGCGGAATCGCAGCGAAATGCCCGGACCGCGTGCTTGGCGTTCTACTTATTTGTCCAGTAATTTATCCAGAAAAAGAGAAAAGAACCTTGCCCGAGCAAAAAGTAATGTATCAAGATGAGGCATTTGTAAATTCACTATCGAAGGAAGACAAGGTTTACTTTTCGAAAAGCGGCGTGATTCTAACATCTAGAAACTGGAATCGCTTTTTAGCGGAAGTGATGTCTGGGATGATTAATGCAGATGGCGAATTTTTGGATAAGTTAGCGGCTAATTACGCACTTAGTTTTGACCCTGATGAAAATGCTACTTTTGATGTGCCAGGATTATTCTTGTTTGGTCGTCAAGATGATCATGTTGGCTACGCAGATGGGCTTCGTTTGCTCGAAAAGTATCCACATGCTTCCTTTGCGATTCTTGATTTTGCCGGACATAACTTACAAATCGAACAACCGAAAATATTTACAACAATGGTACAAGATTTCTTGTTTCGCGTGAAACCAGAGTAG
- a CDS encoding response regulator, whose amino-acid sequence MNNKRLVLIVEDESGISNFISAVLTASDYAVIKAVSGKEALEQTASHSPDVVLLDLGLPDMEGLDVLRDIRAWSKVPIIVVSARDHEREKVTALDLGADDYITKPFGTSELLARIRTALRHIQPTNKETPNDATIRIQNLYIDDARRLVKMGDTEIHFTPIEYKILLLLARHAGKVLTHDFIIREIWGPYPSENQALRVNLSNIRRKIEKNPAEPAYILTEVGVGYRMVEE is encoded by the coding sequence GTGAACAATAAACGACTTGTATTAATTGTGGAAGATGAATCGGGCATCAGCAATTTTATTTCAGCTGTTTTGACGGCTAGTGATTATGCGGTAATTAAAGCTGTGAGCGGGAAAGAAGCACTGGAACAAACAGCAAGCCATTCCCCAGATGTGGTTTTACTTGACCTTGGTTTACCTGACATGGAAGGTTTAGACGTGCTTCGGGATATTCGTGCTTGGTCTAAAGTGCCAATTATTGTCGTCTCAGCGCGCGATCATGAACGTGAAAAAGTGACTGCACTGGATCTTGGTGCAGACGACTATATTACGAAACCATTCGGCACATCAGAACTACTAGCGCGAATTCGAACAGCGTTAAGGCACATTCAACCAACCAACAAAGAAACGCCAAATGATGCGACAATTCGAATTCAAAACCTCTACATTGATGACGCTAGACGCCTTGTTAAAATGGGTGACACAGAAATTCACTTTACGCCGATTGAATATAAAATTCTACTACTCTTAGCCCGCCATGCTGGAAAAGTACTGACGCATGACTTCATTATCCGCGAAATCTGGGGACCATATCCAAGCGAAAATCAGGCACTCCGAGTAAACTTGAGCAATATCAGAAGAAAAATCGAAAAAAACCCCGCTGAGCCAGCGTATATTTTGACAGAAGTTGGGGTTGGGTATCGAATGGTAGAAGAATAA
- a CDS encoding sensor histidine kinase codes for METNRPSPEALLVNLQDEADSQVGKLKIYFGFAAGVGKTYAMLNDAKDQLTSGVDVVAGYIEPHARAETLKMLEGIPIIPPKSVNHKNISLKEFDLDEALKRKPELILVDELAHTNAEGVRNKKRFQDVEELLQAGIDVYTTVNVQHIESLNDIVEGITKVAVRETIPDYVFDEADRVKLIDIEPDELLKRLEQGKIYRPERAKTAMQNFFTRENLKLLREIAMRKAADRISHEYDQTGVYPEKRASSKWLVCIGSAPSSAKLIRWTARTAEAFRAPWIALYVENEETDYLSKQEKKCLRETMELAERLGAEIVTLAGHDIAETVAQYARLTGVTNIVVGKSRRRMGLRSLFEDDFEDQLITHLDNVDMHIIPSSSPEIKKRRMKMRFKSFLTWHDMAKMVLLLCLATAICIGLSELGIGDQNVIMVYILSVLIISRVTSGYVYGVLGSIIGVMLFNFFFTSPLYTFNTIQAGYPVTFGIMLLVALITSALTVRIKTQASLAVERERRTEVLYEINKRLLITRNLKGIIDLTNEYILHLFQRSVIFYSTDPAKSSKGIFVQAEGKEDASALLNPEEEAVAHWVFKNKKRAGAGTDTLMGAFGYYMPVMSQGKVLGVIGVSCSAEDGPLTQDNRMFLRMISSQVALALERQYLSEEQRQIVIESVKEKMRSNLLRAISHDLRTPLTGIIGASSALLEKETELDKATQHDLIKGIKDDSGWLIRMVENLLSVTRISEGLVSLEREPEAVEEIVGEAVGRIKKRFTDRIIHVQVPRDLLMVPMDGTLIEQVLINLMENALRHAGADAEVWVDVTKTENSAIFSVRDNGTGIPENRMADLFDTFAVEARERSDMSRGLGLGLSICMSIIRAHDGTIEAKNNELGGATFWFTLPLDGGDEQ; via the coding sequence GTTGGGAAGACTTACGCAATGCTGAATGATGCGAAAGATCAGCTTACAAGCGGCGTCGATGTAGTGGCAGGTTATATTGAACCACATGCCAGAGCAGAAACGTTAAAAATGCTCGAAGGAATCCCAATTATTCCACCTAAATCTGTTAATCATAAAAATATTTCACTAAAAGAATTTGACTTGGATGAAGCGTTGAAACGTAAGCCAGAACTGATTTTAGTGGATGAACTTGCACACACGAATGCAGAAGGAGTAAGAAACAAGAAACGATTTCAAGACGTGGAAGAACTGTTGCAAGCGGGGATTGACGTTTATACGACGGTAAATGTGCAACATATTGAAAGTTTAAATGATATCGTGGAAGGCATTACGAAAGTCGCTGTCCGAGAAACGATTCCAGATTATGTTTTTGATGAAGCAGACCGTGTCAAGCTAATTGATATTGAACCAGATGAACTTTTGAAACGATTAGAACAAGGGAAAATTTACCGGCCAGAACGCGCAAAAACAGCAATGCAGAACTTTTTTACAAGAGAAAATCTGAAATTATTACGTGAAATTGCGATGCGAAAAGCAGCAGACCGGATTAGCCATGAGTACGACCAAACCGGCGTTTATCCAGAAAAGCGAGCTAGCAGTAAATGGCTAGTTTGTATCGGCTCGGCGCCTTCTTCTGCAAAACTAATTCGCTGGACAGCGCGCACTGCTGAAGCTTTCCGAGCGCCATGGATAGCTCTTTATGTCGAAAATGAAGAGACGGATTATTTGTCTAAACAAGAGAAAAAATGCTTGCGCGAAACAATGGAACTTGCTGAAAGACTTGGCGCCGAAATTGTTACGCTAGCAGGACATGATATTGCGGAAACAGTGGCCCAGTATGCTCGTTTGACGGGTGTGACGAATATTGTTGTTGGGAAATCACGTCGGCGGATGGGGCTACGTTCCTTATTTGAAGATGATTTTGAAGATCAGCTTATTACGCATTTGGATAACGTTGATATGCATATTATCCCGTCCAGTAGCCCGGAAATCAAAAAGCGCCGAATGAAAATGCGTTTTAAAAGTTTCTTAACATGGCACGATATGGCAAAAATGGTACTATTACTCTGTTTAGCAACCGCAATATGTATTGGGCTTAGTGAATTAGGCATTGGGGACCAAAATGTTATTATGGTATATATTTTATCCGTATTAATTATTTCTAGAGTAACAAGTGGTTATGTATATGGGGTTTTGGGTTCGATTATTGGTGTTATGTTATTTAATTTCTTTTTTACATCGCCATTATATACTTTTAATACGATTCAAGCCGGTTATCCGGTGACATTCGGCATTATGTTGCTTGTTGCGTTAATTACAAGTGCGCTAACCGTTCGAATCAAAACGCAGGCCAGCCTAGCTGTTGAGCGCGAACGCCGGACAGAAGTACTATACGAAATCAATAAACGTTTACTAATAACTCGAAATTTAAAAGGAATTATCGACTTAACAAATGAATATATTTTGCATTTATTTCAGCGCTCTGTTATTTTTTATTCTACAGATCCAGCTAAAAGTAGCAAAGGGATTTTTGTCCAAGCAGAAGGTAAGGAAGATGCAAGCGCGCTTTTGAACCCTGAGGAAGAAGCTGTGGCGCATTGGGTTTTTAAAAATAAAAAGAGGGCCGGTGCAGGAACAGACACATTAATGGGGGCGTTTGGTTATTATATGCCAGTGATGTCGCAAGGGAAAGTACTTGGCGTGATTGGTGTTTCATGTTCGGCGGAAGATGGCCCGCTCACTCAAGATAATCGGATGTTCTTACGGATGATTAGCTCGCAAGTTGCCCTCGCATTAGAACGGCAATATTTATCAGAAGAGCAACGTCAAATCGTCATCGAATCGGTAAAAGAAAAAATGCGTAGTAACTTGCTTCGAGCTATTTCACACGACTTAAGAACGCCACTTACTGGAATCATTGGCGCAAGTTCAGCACTTCTTGAGAAAGAAACCGAACTAGATAAAGCGACCCAACATGATTTAATTAAAGGTATTAAAGATGATTCGGGTTGGCTAATTCGAATGGTGGAAAACCTGCTTTCTGTTACACGAATTAGCGAAGGTTTAGTGAGTTTGGAAAGAGAACCAGAAGCCGTGGAAGAAATTGTTGGGGAAGCAGTAGGTCGAATTAAAAAGCGTTTTACAGATCGAATTATTCATGTACAAGTTCCGCGCGATTTGCTTATGGTTCCAATGGACGGGACGCTTATCGAACAAGTTTTAATCAATTTAATGGAAAATGCGCTTCGTCACGCAGGTGCGGATGCAGAAGTTTGGGTAGATGTAACGAAAACGGAAAACAGTGCGATATTTAGCGTTCGCGATAACGGAACTGGTATCCCGGAAAATCGTATGGCTGATTTATTTGATACGTTTGCAGTAGAGGCTAGAGAGCGCTCTGATATGTCGCGCGGTCTTGGGCTTGGTTTATCCATCTGTATGTCGATTATTCGCGCACATGATGGAACCATTGAAGCGAAAAATAACGAACTTGGCGGAGCGACATTCTGGTTTACTTTGCCATTAGATGGAGGAGACGAGCAGTGA